One genomic segment of Helianthus annuus cultivar XRQ/B chromosome 14, HanXRQr2.0-SUNRISE, whole genome shotgun sequence includes these proteins:
- the LOC110905582 gene encoding cyclin-dependent kinase F-4 has translation MEKYERIMEIGRGAYGVVWKAMNKQTGELVAIKKLIQEYHTAEECMNLREVKSLIKMANHPNIVKLKEIIRENNTLFLIFECMECDLYKFTVARMKPFSETEIRNLCFQIFQGLAHMHHKGYFHRDLKPENLLVSKNLVKISDLGMAREMNGKPPYTHNVTTLWYRAPEVFLRSPYYNSSVDMWAAGAIMAELFTNQPLFQGFSESDVMYKICRVLGTPTESTWFSGLDLARNICYRFPDFPGVRFSELLPTASSDAVNLIASLLSWCPCERPTAMQALQHPFFHGCYRVPPTVRLEDTCCNILNSVPLVFRIARQRELLKETRSLRSCASGSDRVDASEDPIHKLLLNPFVFLK, from the coding sequence ATGGAGAAATATGAAAGAATCATGGAAATTGGACGTGGGGCTTATGGAGTTGTGTGGAAAGCCATGAATAAGCAAACTGGTGAACTTGTTGCGATCAAGAAACTCATCCAAGAATATCACACAGCGGAAGAGTGCATGAACCTGAGGGAAGTCAAATCACTCATCAAGATGGCCAATCATCCGAATATCGTAAAACTCAAGGAGATCATACGAGAAAACAACACATTGTTCTTGATATTCGAATGCATGGAATGCGATCTCTACAAGTTTACGGTTGCAAGAATGAAACCTTTCTCGGAAACCGAAATCAGAAACTTATGTTTCCAAATCTTTCAAGGTCTTGCACACATGCACCACAAAGGATACTTTCACCGTGATCTCAAACCGGAGAACCTTCTTGTATCCAAGAATCTGGTAAAGATCAGTGATCTTGGTATGGCCCGCGAGATGAATGGTAAACCGCCATATACGCATAATGTTACAACATTGTGGTATCGTGCCCCGGAGGTGTTTCTACGTTCGCCATATTACAATTCTTCGGTTGACATGTGGGCAGCTGGTGCAATCATGGCTGAGTTATTTACCAACCAACCATTGTTTCAAGGTTTTTCTGAATCAGATGTAATGTATAAAATCTGCCGAGTGCTAGGCACCCCAACTGAAAGTACGTGGTTCTCGGGACTTGATCTTGCTAGAAACATATGTTATCggtttcctgattttcctggtgTGCGGTTTTCTGAACTATTGCCGACTGCAAGCTCTGATGCGGTTAATCTTATTGCCTCGCTTCTTTCATGGTGTCCTTGTGAAAGGCCCACAGCCATGCAAGCGCTTCAGCATCCTTTCTTTCATGGGTGTTATCGCGTGCCTCCAACCGTCCGCCTTGAAGACACATGTTGTAACATTCTTAATTCCGTACCACTCGTGTTCAGAATTGCTAGGCAACGAGAGCTGTTGAAGGAGACAAGAAGCTTAAGAAGTTGTGCGAGTGGGTCAGATAGAGTGGATGCAAGTGAAGATCCGATTCACAAGCTCCTGTTAAATCCATTTGTGTTTTTGAAGTAA